A window of Procambarus clarkii isolate CNS0578487 chromosome 9, FALCON_Pclarkii_2.0, whole genome shotgun sequence contains these coding sequences:
- the LOC138362759 gene encoding uncharacterized transmembrane protein DDB_G0289901-like: protein MGNRFQVVLELGNEGTGEMAITAIAPVRYYAQVAPSLACGHLTSNYRGSCGTGGGRPGDSLGWRTTWGQSRVEDDLGTVSGGGRPGDSLGWRTTWGQSRVEDDLGTVSGGGRPVDSLGRRTTWGQSRVEDDLWTVSGGGRPVDSLGWRTTCGQSRAEDDLWTVSGGGRPVDSLGRRTTLGQSRVEDDLWTVSGGGRPVDSLGRRTTLGQSRVEDDLWTVSGGGRPVDSLGRRTTWGQSRAEDNLWTVSGGGRPGDSLGWRTTCGQSRAEDNLWTVSGGGRPVDSLGWRTTCGQSRVEDDLWTVSGGGQPVDSLGWRTTCGQSRVEDNLWTVSGGGRPVDSLGRRTTCGQSRVEDDLWTVSGGGRPGDSLGWRTTWGQSRVEDDLWTVSGGGRPGDSLGWRTTCGQSRVEDDLWTVSGGGRPGDSLGWRTTCGQSRAEDDLWTVSGGGRPGDSLGWRTTCGQSRVEDDLGIVSGGGRPVDSLGRRTTCGQSRAEDDLWTVSGGGRPGDSLGWRTTCGQSRVEDDLWTVSGGGRPGDSLGRRTTCGQSRVEDDLWTVSGGGRPGDSLGRRTTCGQSRVEDDLWTVSGGGRPVDSLGWRTTWGQSRAEDDLWTVSGGGRPVDSLGRRTTCGQSRVEDDLWTVSGGGRPVDSLGWRT from the coding sequence CGCCTGTACGATACTACGCTCAAGTGGCACCCAGCCTGGCATGTGGGCACTTGACCTCCAATTACCGAGGCAGCTGTGGCACGGGTGGAGGGCGACCTGGGGATAGTCTCGGGTGGAGGACGACCTGGGGACAGTCTCGGGTGGAGGACGACCTGGGGACAGTCTCGGGTGGAGGACGACCTGGGGACAGTCTCGGGTGGAGGACGACCTGGGGACAGTCTCGGGTGGAGGACGACCTGGGGACAGTCTCGGGTGGAGGACGACCTGTGGACAGTCTCGGGCGGAGGACGACCTGGGGACAGTCTCGGGTGGAGGACGACCTGTGGACAGTCTCGGGCGGAGGACGACCTGTGGACAGCCTCGGGTGGAGGACGACCTGTGGACAGTCTCGGGCGGAGGACGACCTGTGGACAGTCTCGGGTGGAGGACGACCTGTAGACAGTCTCGGGCGGAGGACGACCTTGGGACAGTCTCGGGTGGAGGACGACCTGTGGACAGTTTCGGGTGGAGGACGACCTGTGGACAGTCTCGGGCGGAGGACGACCTTGGGACAGTCTCGGGTGGAGGACGACCTGTGGACAGTCTCGGGCGGAGGACGACCTGTGGACAGTCTCGGGCGGAGGACAACCTGGGGACAGTCTCGGGCGGAGGACAACCTGTGGACAGTCTCGGGTGGAGGACGACCTGGGGACAGTCTCGGGTGGAGGACAACCTGTGGACAGTCTCGGGCGGAGGACAACCTGTGGACAGTCTCGGGTGGAGGACGACCTGTGGACAGTCTCGGGTGGAGGACAACCTGTGGACAGTCTCGGGTGGAGGACGACCTGTGGACAGTCTCGGGCGGAGGACAACCTGTGGACAGTCTCGGGTGGAGGACGACCTGTGGACAGTCTCGGGTGGAGGACAACCTGTGGACAGTCTCGGGCGGAGGACGACCTGTGGACAGTCTCGGGCGGAGGACAACCTGTGGACAGTCTCGGGTGGAGGACGACCTGTGGACAGTCTCGGGTGGAGGACGACCTGGGGACAGTCTCGGGTGGAGGACGACTTGGGGACAGTCTCGGGTGGAGGACGACCTGTGGACAGTCTCGGGTGGAGGACGACCTGGGGACAGTCTCGGGTGGAGGACGACCTGTGGACAGTCTCGGGTGGAGGACGACCTGTGGACAGTCTCGGGTGGAGGACGACCTGGGGACAGTCTCGGGTGGAGGACAACCTGTGGACAGTCTCGGGCGGAGGACGACCTGTGGACAGTCTCGGGTGGAGGACGACCTGGGGACAGTCTCGGGTGGAGGACAACCTGTGGACAGTCTCGGGTGGAGGACGACCTGGGGATAGTCTCGGGCGGAGGACGACCTGTGGACAGTCTCGGGCGGAGGACGACCTGTGGACAGTCTCGGGCGGAGGACGACCTGTGGACAGTCTCGGGTGGAGGACGACCTGGGGACAGTCTCGGGTGGAGGACAACCTGTGGACAGTCTCGGGTGGAGGACGACCTGTGGACAGTCTCGGGTGGAGGACGACCTGGGGATAGTCTCGGGCGGAGGACGACCTGTGGACAGTCTCGGGTGGAGGACGACCTGTGGACAGTCTCGGGTGGAGGACGACCTGGGGATAGTCTCGGGCGGAGGACGACCTGTGGACAGTCTCGGGTGGAGGACGACCTGTGGACAGTCTCGGGTGGAGGACGACCTGTGGACAGTCTCGGGTGGAGGACGACCTGGGGACAGTCTCGGGCGGAGGACGACCTGTGGACAGTCTCGGGCGGAGGACGACCTGTGGACAGTCTCGGGCGGAGGACGACCTGTGGACAGTCTCGGGTGGAGGACGACCTGTGGACAGTCTCGGGCGGAGGACGACCTGTGGACAGTCTCGGGTGGAGGACATGA